The DNA region AGGAAAAGGTGACAGTGCCATTTGCCTTCAGGGCACCCATAAACCTGGAAAGGGAGAGGGAGTGTATCATTCCTCACATGTGTTTGTACCATGTGACTccaagatgttttaaaaagaacaccAACCGGTCTATTTGAGGTACAGGTAACCACGGTGCACCAGAGGAGTAAGTCAGAGAGAATACCCAGGCTGTTGGAGAAGCAGCAATACCGACTGCCCCATCGAACAAACGGAGCGAGCGTGTTGATGAGGCTAGAAACGGGCAGGCAACTTCTAAGCAACAAACTACGCTACTAGAGTTTCCTCTGACTTCCTCTGTCATTATTGAGACAATGAGCTGCAGCAGTGTAACAGGTTCAGAGTTTTCTGAGGAAGAGCTCGAGATCGGCATGCTGGGACAAGGTGATGATGATGGAAGTGTCAAACCATCTTTCCAAGACAGCCCCAGTGACCCTGAGGAGAGCCAGAACAAGAAGCGCAACCGACCTGTCCGTTCAAAGGCTCGGCGAATGGCTGCTAATGTGCGTGAGCGAAAGCGCATAATGGATTACAACCAAGCCTTCAATGCTCTTCGTGTTGCCCTAAACCATGACCTGAGTGGCAAACGACTGTCTAAGATTGCCACACTGCAGAGGGCGATCAATCACATCTCTTCGCTCTCCGTATTCCTGAGTTCAAACCCTCCCAATAAGCCGTGCAGCCACCGGGAGTGCCACAGGTCATCTGCAGGCTCAGCTGTGGTGGGAGTGTCTCGACTTGAGCAGACCAGAGTTGTTGTACCTCGCCTGGAGCATCAAAGCTACGGCCCCTGGCATACATCTATTTCTCAGAAGATGCAGCAACAACAAGGGGCTCACCTGCACAGGTTATCTCTGGATCCACATGTCTATATGGACAAAACAGTGACATCATGTCCACCTTCACCACACTACCCTTGTTGTCCACCTGAGGGACATTTTTATTCCTCTTACGGACACTGCAGCAGCCCCAATGATCATCCACCCAGTCCACTGCGATACCCTCAGATGGGTGATGGGTTGGGGTACCCGTCGGGAATGTGGACACCCTGCCCTCAAGGATACACGGACAGTTTACTAGAGCAATCTCCTACTCTGGGGCTGCCATGGCAGGTGAGCTACGTGCAGGAGCAAGAGCACAGCTTCCCTCTGTGCTCAGATATACTGTAACAGGCTAAAGTTCTGCCATCAGCCCCAAGAACCGGACAGTAGCCACAGATTTCCTGATATGAAACAACTGAGGAACCAATTAATTGAACACTTCTGACTGCAGTGGGAAATGTATTGTGGTCCAACATTTCTAAAGTTCTAATCTAAACCGTTAGCAAGTATATCTAATAAAAAGGGTGGCCTTGTATATTCTAGTCAGAATCAATGTCATCCTTTTGTGACTTAAAATGTGAGTTATATTGCTTAATGTAAGACCATGAAAATGAAGACAACTGCTTATTTAGCGTTCATTTAGTATAAACTGTATCTTTGAAACGGCAGCATGTGACAATGtatttattctgttattttgcatggaaaatacattaaagtgtattttacttttacaaataATTCATGCACCCTTTCCTAATCTCTGAATctgtgtaattaaatatttgatCTAAATGACTTTTgcctgctttttttatttgagagaaaaacatgtttcatgTGTGGATGCTTGGAGGTGTTCAGAGGTGCTTGGaggtgcatgcgtgtgtgtatgcatgGTTGATTATAGCTTCAGGATGGTAGTTTCTCACATTTGGCGAGATAGCAGAGGTCCTTTGCTCAGTGGAAATGTCTTTACAAGTCCATTCTTGTAATTTTTCTGAGAGGAGAAGTCAAAGTGGAATTTACAAACAGCTCAGTAGAAACCCCAGTACTCTGCAAGAAGCATAACTGTGGCAGGGGTTCAACCTATAAATCAGTAAGCAGTATATGAGTGTGAACAGTGCTTTTTAAGACCATTGGCGTTAAAACTCCAATGCATCATGACATGGTAGATCATTACCTCTGGGGAGGATCATTGATGCTTTTTAAAGGGCAAGGTGTATCCTAGCCATAGCCGATGCTTGCAGCTATATCAAGTCATGTTATTTAACAATAGCTTCCCCTTCTCTGCATTGCAGTGTGATGGAAAACAGTGTTAATATTAGACTCCAGGACAGAAGCTACCGACAGATTTATGTGGGTTTAGGAAGGAAGAGTGCACCCCGTCATCAACCTAGTGAAATCCCCTGCTGGGCTGCACCGGCCCACAGGTGGGACTGGGTGTGTTAGGAGGTTTTTTTTGAACATCCCGGAGGTCTAACAACAAGAGCCTGGGGACGCTGCAGAGAAATGCTGGCCCCAGGAGAGCTGGTGTACCCTCAGTGGAAAAATAACCGTTATGGTAGAACAACAATTAGCAGGCAGGAAGCAGAGGGGAGACGGACACAGAGATGaatggaggggagggggaaatAATAGGAGAAGGAGGATGTAGGTGGTGAGAAAAAGAAGAGTGACAACAGTTTGGGTCTGTTGTTTAGTCTCTGCACAGACATGAATCACTGGGAAAGCTTGAATCACCTGTGAGAGACAGCAATGCTGACAGCACTCAGTGACGGCATGTCTCTTTCTCCTCCCTCTTTGGCTCAAAGGTTGATTTGGATTCACTCATTTGCCAGTTTATCTAATCACCAGAATTCTGCAGAGTGACAGTGAGCTGATGTAACAGAGACACAGCAATTCCGCTCTGATGAAGTTTCTTTGCAAAAGTCCTTcaatggtttatgtttgttctaTGCCAGTTAAGTGGGTGAAGAGTTGCGAGTCTTTggccaaaataaaatgtaatttacctTTCTCTTATAAAGTTGAGATGTGAGTCACAGCTTATACCCATTCTACTTATCTTGGAACATAGATGTGAATGACGTCACACCCAACCTAAATGTGCTTAGGTTGTAAAATGAAATTTGCTAATGTATTCAGTGACCAGGCTACCTATGTTAGCAATACTAGTAGACAATAAtgtgttttcctgcattttatGCTTTTCTAACACTAATAAAACCTAAATTAAACTTAGTGAACCATGTGCAAAATTCTataaatggcaaaaaaacaaaattgcatGTCACCATCAACACACTAtccaaataataaaacacagtggTGGAAGGATCATGCCATAGGGATGATGTTCTTCAGCATGAACATGTAAACTGGTCAGACTTTATGGAAAGATGGATACAGCTAATCTTGCTGGGAAGATGAATTCtcacggtatttgtgcgttcgcAAACATGCAAGAATCCATTTGtactgctgcagcttcaacccCTTGTGTCTGAACCACAAAAACGATTCGGGCCAATCACTTTGCAgcattgtggtttaaggacaccTGTtggacgaaagcaagagctgacgAGCTCAGAGCCAAACCAATACAAACATCGCTGCACAGGAGGACGcatgtgtagctgctgctatcacatctgatttgtaaaaatccatgatttcttctttgaattAAGAACAGTAAGAAATGCCTTGACtaacttaccttcttgtggtttcccACGCACtttgctgcttatgttttaatttgatactgtgattggctaaaaccaacctttggcaCTAAGGGTCTCTTCGttcaatcagctcagaaagctctgctGAATGTCCCGCTTTTCCCCAAAaggattcaatgggagcagacacagattgataatgtgcagaactagagtgctacatATTATCAATACGGCTGCCCAGATAAGGACACAGCTAAACCCAGgagaatcctggaagaaaacctgcaaaaGATGAGACTGGGACTAATGTTCACATCCCAGCAAGATTGTTACTAAATACACattgtttagatcaaagcaagTCCAAACGAGTAAATCCACCTGAAAATGGACTTGGAAATAAATATCTACAAACACTGTAGATCCATTATGGCTGAACttaagctattttgcaaagaggaattgCCTGAATCCAATGCACACCAGACTTCAGAGATTtctacttaatttttttttttccgactGCTCTCTAATTATACACTACTTTGTGGTGGTcttttgcataaaataaaaacacaatgtaaagAGTTTTTTAGCAGGGCCAGAGAGGGACTCATTTTCAGCCCTGGAGTTTCATGCCTCAGACCGGTCCACTTGAGCTAATGACCtattatcattaaaaaaatatgtagatttatttaatatttcatcCCACTACCTTTGACTTGTGGGTTTTGTGTGTTTACTATCTTAActttaatgataaaaatatataacaggTCACTGATATTGTTTGGGTATAGAAAGCAGTTATATTAGAACTAATGCTTGTTTGTTCAAAAACTctgtttttgaattttattttagtaaatgtaattttttttatgttattattattgattgAATTATTGATTATCGGTCAATGACACACAGTTACCTGAAAAAGACTGCAAGAAGCTGTAAGTACTCTTTTATCATAACTTTTATTTACCTATTGTTGTCACAACATTACCATAATATatgataaaatttaaagtcaatATTGCCCACCCCTATTTTGAAATTGGTCATAATTCTCAGCACAAATGAAATCACCCCTTGTTACAAAGTCATCTGATAAATTCAGGTCAGTTTCATGAATGTAGAGCTGAATAGTCTAACAGCTCAGGGCACTATTCATACAGGACAGCACCATCCTCTTGAATATACTAATTCCAATATTTACTTAATGACTAATCCTACCTGCTCACTCAGGACTTGTGGGCTCATGACTGGTACTTGGTGTTGTATCTTGCTTTTGACTCTGATGGACTATAAGACAAAAATTCCCAGTTATGTGACGTTGCATCATACTATTATTTAAACTATATAACATTACATTATGTGACACAACATCACAAAATTCAATGACTTCATCATTAACCTGTACGGTGGTTTGCAGGCAAAGTTCACCATCTTTCCATACCCATTTCAACATCCTCATTTGTTGTTTAAAACCACAAgctcattttaataaaaaagctgCCAAATTTTGCACATTTAGCAGCATCTGTTTTCTGGTCCACACCGCTGACTGAGAGGGATGAGGTGTTACGCAAAGGTGCGTAAAAAAAAGGtatgtatgtacatatatatatatatatatatatatatatatatatatatatatatatatatatatatatatatatatattgtgttgAAACAGATTTAACAAAATCTGTTTGTGGGTCGGAAACTGGCCTTGATTTTATTGCTGCTACTTTGCAGAGAAATGCTTTTTACGATGACTCGTGACTCATCTAAGGCTTTACCTCACTTATCCAGCTTGTGAGCCTGTCAGTGATGCATAGTTTTCTCAGCCTGTCCCGCCTCCCTAACACTCAGGCTGTCATGCTGATTGAAAAGAATACAAGCTAAAATACGAGAAATGAAGTCAAGGCACAAGGCATGTGTTTGCATGATACATGGGGATGAGTCAGTGCTAGGAAGGATTTTTATACCCTAACCCCAACTGATTAAAACTCACCCAGACACCTACACACCCTATTTGCACACAAGGCGACTATGATAAGGTTTGTCAAAGTGTCAAGATTCTTCTCCTGGTGCCAAAAGTGATGGTTTGTTTTTACCTTGTTCTGGTGACGCACAGAACTGGTCCGTTTTTAATGGCCTAAGATTGTCTAACTGCTGTCGTCTGACGTGGTTTATCTGCAGAGCCTTGCCAAAGAATTTatatccatttaccattttcacattttgttacattaaaaccacaaacatccATGCATTTCAtcgggatttcatgtgatagaccatcacaaagtagtgcataattctgaagtggaaggaaataatacacaatttttaaaaagttttgaacTGAGTGCTTTATAGAATCCGCTTTGTTGCTGTTATTCTAAATCTTTTGGGTCTGATTGGGTCCTTCATGTGTCAGAGCTACCATTCTATTGTAACgctgtgtttatgttttggGCCGTTGTCCAGCTGGAAAGTGAACTTTGGCTCCAGTCTCAGTTGTTTAGCAGCCCTTAACAGGttttttaagataattttaCTGATTCTTAGCTGTTTCCTGAGCTGAAAATAGTTGCCGTGAGTAAAC from Fundulus heteroclitus isolate FHET01 unplaced genomic scaffold, MU-UCD_Fhet_4.1 scaffold_430, whole genome shotgun sequence includes:
- the LOC105930095 gene encoding class A basic helix-loop-helix protein 9, giving the protein MSCSSVTGSEFSEEELEIGMLGQGDDDGSVKPSFQDSPSDPEESQNKKRNRPVRSKARRMAANVRERKRIMDYNQAFNALRVALNHDLSGKRLSKIATLQRAINHISSLSVFLSSNPPNKPCSHRECHRSSAGSAVVGVSRLEQTRVVVPRLEHQSYGPWHTSISQKMQQQQGAHLHRLSLDPHVYMDKTVTSCPPSPHYPCCPPEGHFYSSYGHCSSPNDHPPSPLRYPQMGDGLGYPSGMWTPCPQGYTDSLLEQSPTLGLPWQVSYVQEQEHSFPLCSDIL